Proteins from a single region of bacterium:
- a CDS encoding radical SAM protein — MKKKVSINMSLNIPTASEQHPPGPTKENGGLGFLFIHPKIARQGEYYEFPLGMAYVTAVLRKQGFAVHVLDLCHGDEPIVDQIRAMMDSNINVVCTGGMSVKCGAIEEVVKAVRAINPTLPLVVGGPIVTADPPLAAEILGFDYGIIGEGELTIAELAEALLHQSDITQVKGLIYKVREMDATAGTYRSTPERESIRDIDSLPYPDYEGFNYRRYLSIINPTCSSSTYTLVENPRPVSIATTRSCPYNCTFCYHPLGRIYRQRSLANVRGEIEYLVKNYNINQLHIFDELFSVNKKRVMEFCDLIEPFELKWAVQLRVPDVDEEMLLRMRSAGACNIGYGVESMSATVLKSMKKNITPDQIRRALELTRKAKMGVTANLIFGDPAEDDHSVRESLDWWFKSKQYAVNLFMVRVLPDSKIYQDAVASGAVKDKAQFMRDGFPLINVSKLTNRAYTKLRNFTLWYANDERLVPVGKVISSRMSDKGGGNCGDVDITVECPDCHVVTEYKGFRQQNYFTFRRLTQLMCRNCWQRVYVRTKQVFRENYQLRNNTLLDFCVKQGIDFVQIRPWVFGLVNYLRMVLVSDRALIKMLSFMGKRSA, encoded by the coding sequence ATGAAAAAGAAGGTATCTATAAACATGAGTTTGAACATCCCGACAGCCTCCGAACAACATCCGCCCGGACCGACAAAGGAAAATGGGGGGCTAGGTTTTTTATTTATTCACCCCAAGATCGCCCGCCAGGGTGAATATTATGAGTTTCCTTTGGGCATGGCATACGTAACAGCCGTCCTGCGGAAACAAGGTTTCGCCGTCCACGTTCTGGATTTGTGTCATGGTGATGAACCCATCGTGGATCAGATTCGTGCAATGATGGACAGCAACATTAATGTTGTTTGTACCGGAGGCATGTCAGTCAAGTGTGGAGCTATCGAAGAGGTTGTAAAAGCGGTTCGGGCAATCAACCCGACTTTACCGTTGGTGGTGGGAGGACCGATTGTCACGGCTGATCCCCCGTTGGCAGCCGAGATCCTTGGTTTCGACTACGGAATCATCGGAGAAGGAGAATTGACCATCGCGGAACTGGCGGAAGCACTGCTTCATCAATCGGATATAACACAGGTCAAAGGGCTGATCTATAAAGTCAGAGAAATGGACGCTACGGCGGGCACCTATCGATCTACGCCGGAACGGGAAAGTATTCGCGATATTGACTCATTGCCTTACCCCGATTACGAGGGTTTCAATTACCGTCGGTATTTGTCAATTATCAATCCGACTTGTTCCAGCAGCACTTATACGCTTGTTGAAAATCCCCGCCCTGTTAGCATCGCCACCACACGATCCTGCCCTTATAACTGTACGTTCTGCTATCATCCCCTTGGGCGGATATACCGCCAGCGCAGCTTGGCTAATGTCAGAGGGGAAATAGAGTATCTGGTCAAAAACTACAACATCAATCAGCTTCACATATTTGACGAATTATTCTCGGTTAACAAAAAGAGGGTCATGGAATTTTGCGATTTGATCGAACCTTTCGAGTTAAAGTGGGCCGTTCAATTACGGGTTCCAGATGTGGATGAAGAAATGCTGCTCCGAATGCGGTCGGCTGGTGCCTGTAATATTGGGTACGGCGTCGAGAGCATGTCCGCTACAGTCCTTAAAAGCATGAAGAAGAATATCACCCCGGATCAAATAAGGCGGGCGCTGGAACTTACCCGAAAGGCCAAAATGGGGGTCACAGCCAACTTAATTTTCGGGGATCCAGCGGAGGATGACCATTCTGTCCGTGAGTCCTTGGACTGGTGGTTTAAGTCAAAACAGTACGCGGTGAACCTATTCATGGTGCGGGTGCTGCCTGATTCCAAGATTTATCAGGACGCGGTGGCCTCAGGTGCGGTTAAGGACAAGGCCCAGTTCATGAGGGATGGATTTCCGCTAATCAATGTGAGCAAACTGACCAACAGGGCTTATACAAAGTTGCGCAATTTTACTTTATGGTACGCAAATGATGAACGTCTCGTTCCTGTTGGAAAAGTGATCTCGTCGCGCATGTCAGACAAAGGCGGCGGAAACTGTGGGGATGTGGATATCACGGTGGAGTGCCCTGATTGCCATGTGGTTACAGAATACAAAGGTTTTCGCCAGCAGAATTACTTCACATTCAGGCGGTTAACTCAACTAATGTGCCGAAATTGTTGGCAACGGGTTTATGTGCGGACCAAGCAAGTTTTCCGCGAAAACTATCAACTTAGGAATAACACACTGCTGGACTTTTGTGTGAAGCAGGGGATTGATTTCGTTCAGATTAGACCGTGGGTCTTTGGCTTGGTGAATTACCTGAGGATGGTTTTGGTTTCTGATCGCGCCTTGATCAAGATGTTATCGTTCATGGGTAAGCGTTCGGCTTAA
- a CDS encoding IS4 family transposase, with translation MFRQLCNLIPEHMIPVLSREFKIDTRGFSATSHVLSLIYGHASHALSLNDICDALSVHEAEFLRVRGASAPARNTFSNANRTRDPAVAETLYWQMLAHLQTLSSGFTEYGKHKGFISRLRREIFAIDSTTLQLTLASIDWARHRRRKAAAKCHMRLNIGTFLPSFVAVEDAAHFDGTRANMLCAGLGCGDVLLGDRAYVDFQFLADLNARGVFFVLRPKKNMVYTFVKSLPCKGKILRDELVRPDGQTSAMDYPGILRMITALVVVDGVEREMTFITNNTVWSARTITELYRARWAIESFFKEIKQTLQLRDFVGTNEKAVKWQVWTGLLTHLLLRFLRHVSHWARSFSRCVGIVRCALWVKVDLSELLIRYGTASPPHRPAVYAMEPILPGFEAFSSSLMGQHG, from the coding sequence GTGTTTAGGCAGCTGTGCAATCTGATTCCGGAACACATGATTCCCGTGTTGTCGCGGGAGTTCAAAATTGACACCCGTGGCTTTTCGGCAACCAGCCATGTACTGTCCTTGATCTACGGCCATGCCTCCCATGCCTTGAGCCTGAACGATATCTGTGATGCTCTCTCGGTTCACGAGGCGGAGTTCTTGCGGGTTCGTGGCGCATCGGCGCCGGCCCGCAACACTTTCTCGAATGCGAATCGCACCCGTGATCCAGCCGTGGCCGAAACCTTGTATTGGCAGATGCTCGCCCATCTGCAAACGTTGAGTTCGGGGTTTACCGAATATGGGAAGCATAAGGGATTCATCTCCCGGCTCAGACGCGAGATCTTTGCGATCGACTCGACGACCTTGCAACTGACGCTTGCGAGCATTGACTGGGCGCGGCATCGTCGACGCAAGGCCGCAGCCAAGTGTCACATGCGGCTGAATATTGGTACATTCCTTCCAAGCTTTGTTGCCGTGGAGGACGCGGCACACTTTGATGGCACACGCGCCAACATGCTGTGCGCCGGCTTGGGATGCGGTGATGTGCTTCTGGGCGACCGGGCGTACGTTGATTTTCAGTTCCTGGCAGACCTGAACGCTCGTGGCGTGTTCTTCGTCCTGCGCCCCAAGAAAAACATGGTCTACACCTTTGTCAAGTCGCTGCCTTGCAAAGGCAAGATCCTGCGGGATGAATTGGTTCGTCCCGATGGCCAGACAAGCGCCATGGATTATCCCGGAATCCTGCGCATGATCACCGCATTGGTGGTGGTCGATGGGGTCGAGCGGGAAATGACCTTCATCACCAATAACACGGTCTGGAGCGCACGCACCATCACCGAACTTTACCGGGCGCGCTGGGCCATCGAATCGTTCTTTAAGGAAATCAAGCAGACCCTGCAGTTGCGCGACTTTGTTGGCACTAACGAAAAGGCCGTCAAGTGGCAAGTCTGGACCGGTCTGTTGACGCACTTGCTCTTGCGCTTTCTGCGCCACGTTTCGCATTGGGCTCGCAGCTTCTCTCGATGTGTCGGAATCGTGCGCTGTGCTTTGTGGGTGAAGGTCGATCTCAGCGAACTGCTGATCCGCTATGGGACAGCCAGTCCTCCACACCGGCCTGCCGTGTATGCGATGGAGCCGATCCTGCCAGGTTTCGAGGCTTTTTCTAGTTCTCTTATGGGACAGCATGGTTGA